The Primulina eburnea isolate SZY01 chromosome 6, ASM2296580v1, whole genome shotgun sequence genome contains a region encoding:
- the LOC140835177 gene encoding cytochrome P450 83B1-like, whose translation MDNTMSILLLVLVFSIIFLFNLFKPKNSKKTARLPPGPKGLPIIGNMHEFDPLHPHLYLYGLAKKYGPLMWMKFGCRSAIVISSARVAKLALKNNDLALAGRPGLIGFYKFSYNGKDITFSEYNETWREMRKLSLIHLFSIKQVVSFSPIRRDEVSSMIKDMIKKSDSSEVINLSQATFFLTNKIICRAGLGKKYDDMGKRKFDEILKETQELCVVFFFGDYFPLLGWIDKLTGLNSRLERNFRDLDDLYQELIDDHLDPNRPESMSGDILDLMIKLKQEEAASVPIEWDNIKGILMNVFIAGTETSASLIVWAMAALIKKPQLMKKAQEEIRNLVGNKGSVDEDDIQNLPYLKAIIKETLRLFPPTPLSVPRETIQDCTIDGYDIPAKTMVYVNVHAIGLDPEYWENPTEFMPERFLNSTIDYKGHDFGLLPFGSGRRGCPGMNLGIATVEIGLANLLYSFDWELPRGMKIEDVDMEVAPGVTSHKKNELCLLGKRYEYST comes from the exons ATGGATAATACCATGTCTATTCTTCTCCTAGTACTTGTTTTCTCTATAATTTTCCTTTTCAATCTCTTTAAACCGAAAAACTCTAAGAAAACTGCTCGCCTCCCACCAGGTCCAAAAGGGCTCCCGATCATCGGGAATATGCATGAATTCGATCCCTTGCATCCCCACCTCTACCTCTACGGACTCGCTAAAAAGTATGGCCCCCTCATGTGGATGAAATTCGGTTGTCGGTCAGCGATTGTAATTTCTTCAGCAAGAGTGGCCAAACTAGCCTTGAAGAATAATGATCTAGCGCTCGCAGGCAGACCGGGACTTATTGGCTTCTATAAATTTTCTTACAATGGCAAGGATATTACATTCTCTGAGTACAATGAAACTTGGAGGGAAATGAGGAAACTGAGCCTGATCCATCTGTTCAGTATTAAACAGGTGGTCTCATTTAGTCCCATTCGAAGAGATGAAGTTTCTAGCATGATCAAAGATATGATCAAGAAATCTGATTCGTCCGAGGTGATTAACCTGAGCCAGGCTACGTTCTTCTTGACTAATAAGATCATATGCCGAGCTGGATTGGGGAAAAAGTACGATGACATGGGCAAAAGAAAGTTCGACGAGATCTtaaaagaaactcaagaattaTGTGTAGTCTTCTTCTTTGGTGATTATTTCCCATTATTGGGTTGGATTGATAAATTAACTGGGTTGAACTCTAGACTGGAGAGGAACTTTAGGGATTTGGATGATCTTTATCAAGAACTTATAGATGATCATCTCGACCCGAATCGGCCTGAATCAATGAGTGGAGACATTCTTGATTTGATGATCAAGTTGAAACAAGAAGAAGCCGCTTCAGTTCCGATTGAATGGGATAATATCAAGGGAATTCTCATG AACGTATTCATCGCTGGAACAGAAACAAGTGCATCATTGATAGTTTGGGCTATGGCGGCTCTCATCAAGAAACCCCAATTGATGAAGAAGGCACAAGAAGAGATCCGGAACTTGGTCGGAAACAAAGGTAGCGTAGATGAAGATGATATCCAAAATCTTCCTTATCTGAAAGCAATCATCAAAGAAACACTGAGATTGTTTCCTCCAACCCCGCTCTCAGTTCCGAGAGAAACTATACAAGATTGCACCATAGATGGGTACGACATCCCAGCAAAGACCATGGTATACGTGAACGTCCATGCTATCGGTTTAGATCCTGAATACTGGGAAAACCCAACCGAATTTATGCCTGAACGATTTTTGAATAGTACCATCGACTACAAGGGGCATGATTTCGGGTTGCTCCCGTTTGGATCCGGCAGAAGAGGATGCCCTGGAATGAATCTTGGTATCGCGACTGTGGAGATTGGACTTGCCAATCTTCTCTACTCTTTCGACTGGGAGCTGCCCCGTGGAATGAAGATAGAAGACGTTGACATGGAAGTGGCTCCTGGAGTTACAAGTCACAAGAAAAACGAGCTTTGCCTTTTGGGCAAACGATATGAATACAGCACTTGA